Below is a window of Christensenella minuta DNA.
AGCCCGTCCGATTTCTACGGTCTGCCCCGCAAAATCAGGCGTAACTGTGTAAGGATTTGAATTAAGATTATATCCTGTCGGCGGCTTCTTCTCGATTACTTTTACCGTCTGTAATGGAATGAGTTTACTGGTCGCCGTGCGTCCGCTTGCGACGATGTAATCTATAAGCCGTCCCGCGCTATCGTATAGGGCATATTCCGCGCCGTCAAGCGTCGCGTCCGTGTCCTTTGGCGTTCCCGTTTCTGCGTCTGATTTTGTCACAACAATGTTAAATTTCTTTAAGACGTTGGAAAATGTGACGTTGCTTGTTTGTCCTGGCAATACTCGGACGGTTTGCGCGGCGGGCTGCACATATCGGTTTGCTGTCCCAATCTCTGTAACCATATAGTCCAAATTTGCCAAAAGCCCCTCGGTCGTTATCTCTCCACCGCTCCCGGTCGTAACAGTTCGATCAACACCGTTGCCCGTTATGCGGAATTGCATTCCCGCAACCGCGCCGTCCTCGGAACGCTTCACAACTCGGATATTACCGATCTTTTCCGTTTTCAACTTAAAGGATGAAGTGACGGACATTGTTTCGCCGCCCTCTGATACAGGGGAAAGCGAAACAAGGTTTTGATATTTGCTATGAATCCAGTATTCCGGGGAACCGTTAATTATTGAGGGTAATTCGTCGGTCGGCAACTCTTTTGTTGCCGTTGCTTGCACATCATCAAACATATTTGCCGTGGAAATATGCAGCGTGTTTCCGCTGCGTGTGAAGTTCACGCCACTTGCAGAAAAATCATAATACCGCAACACGCCGTTAGCGTCGTTGATCGTCGTTTCAAAACGTTTGTTTACTGGATTATATTTTAATTCAATCTCGTTGCTGTCAAAACTAGGTTTCGTCGTGTAATTACTCACCATGTCGCGCAACTCATGGTAAATGTCTATTGCGGTTGGATTAGCTTCAAACATTTGATTGATAATATAATCCTCGTCGCTTTGGTCGTACTGCCCGGACGCAATAATCCAAATAAGACCCTGCGTCGCCATTGCGTTATCCAGCCAATCGCCGCCGTAAAGTGCGCCCGTATGATCGTTATACCCTAAGACCAGCGTTCGTTGAATTAGTTCCTTTTGCCAATCCGCAAGGTCGCTGTAATCGTCGGAACAATCATATTTACTGCCTTGCGCGACCGTCACGCCGTATTGTAGGCAATACGCAATTTTTGTGTCGCCCGCATCGGTCGTCATATGGAATGTAGACCATTCTTTATAATATCCGTCCGTCACGTTAAACGGGGGCGGGAAACTCGAACCGAACGTGTATTTATATTGACTATGATGTGTGTAATGGAATGTTGCCCCGCTATCCAGCGCGAACGCCGAAAGCGGAAAAGCCACAAGCACCGTTACAAGTAGTACAATAAAGGCAATTAGCCTTTGTCCTTTTTTCATGATTGGTTTTTGCTCCTTTCGTTTTGGGGTAAAAAAATACGCCTGTCAGAGACAGACGTTTAAAGTAAATGGGCTATGCTATTTCTTCGTCGCGTAGTTCTTGGATAACCTCGCCAAAATCCGCAAGGAATGAAAAAACGAAATATTCCAATGCTTGTGGGTGTGATGCTATCGGAACGGCTTCATCTGAAAACTGTAAGCCCATAAGACCATAAATAACGCGAATGAGGTTGAATAGCTGTTCTCTGTCTTGTTCTGTGTTCATATCTAAAAAGATATGAGTTAAGCGGTTGATCGTGTCCATGTCCCCGCCTGTGAACGTCCAAATTGTTTCAGCAAATGGTGGCGTGATAGCCCCCGAAACAAGATTGATCTTGTCTTTGCAAATCTCGCCGTCTTGCTGTATAATACCTTTAGCGATTAAAGGGTTTTCTTGCATCTTATTTTGCTCCTTTCTTCATACGAAGTTAGCTATTTAGCAGTTTTAAATTTGTTGCCGTGTTGCCCTTTTGTTGCCCGACCGTGTAAAGTAATGATTTAAGGCTTTATAACGTCTTATGTGAAGTTATTTAAGAATCCTTTAGATTAAAGGTTTTTCGGTAGTAAGATATGGTAGGTTTTGGAAAGATATAAGGGCTTATTTTGAAAAAATACCCCTCGAAATCGTGTAGCCTTAACGGGCACGTGGGTTCGAATCCCACCTCCTCCGCCAAACGTGAAAAATCACGCCGCAAGGTGTGGTTTTTTATTTTAGGGGACAGTTATGAGCCCTGCGCAGATTCATGCAAGTGCAGAGCAAAGCCGCTGCACGCGCTATTCCACCTTCTCATCCAGCTCAATATTCGATTTATTCAGCCGTTTGGACTTGCTATTCAGCTCATCTTCATAGGGAAAAAGCTTCTGAACCTCGGCCTTTGTATTGTCAAGCTTTGAGCGTTTCTTTCCCTGCAGCTGATAGACAGGCTTTGTTTCTGCCTCTGCATATTTCTTGGCGGTTTGTGGGTCGATATGATATTTCTTCTTATTTCTGCATAGCTCATTCCTTTTTGGCGGTCACTCCTAACGTCCATCCGCTTTTCTCCCTCCATTCTCACACTCCCTCCGCTCTTTTTAACCGTCATCAACACCCATAGGGAGGAAGGCCTGTCTCCCGCTCTGGATTTAGATAGCAGGGGTATTGTTATCCCAAATGCCCATATCTAAATAACGGTAAAAAAATCCCGGTTTTCTAAAGAAAACCGGGATTCCTGGTCTATTGTCTACCGAACCTGTTTAAACGGAATATTCAGGGTCTTTGCGAGTTTCTTCAATACGGAGGCATTGTGTCCAAGGCTCAGGGAGAAGTGATGGTTGATACCCGAGCAAGACCAATCCTCTACAAACGCGCCAATATCTCCTTCACCAAAGTATCCGCGCGTCATAGTGTTGCCGTTTGCCGGTTTCGGCCCTTTCTGGCTTTCGCCTTCGGCAACTGAGAAAGAGTAATTCCCGTCAATATCGCTTGAAAGCCCAAGCATTGTTATGGGGCCTTCTTTCAGGCTGAAATCGACCGAAAGGCCTTCGCCTTTTTTGCCGTGAAAAGTTGTAAGCGCGCGCATCTGCGGTTTGCCGTCGCTGATGCGGATATCGTGCGGGCCATCATGGCCGACCATCTGTATTTTTTCTTCAAATATAGTGGGGCAAAATTCCGCAAATGAACCGCCGCAGCCAAGGCAGCTTGTAATATACATTGCAACACATGTTTTCATATCAGATTCGCCCGCAAAAGGAATTCCTGCGGAAACAAGGAGCGAATTGCCTATTATCATACTGCAGGCAACTTTTTCGTATTCGTTGTTAAGGCCTTCGTAATAGTAAGCAACTCCGGAAAGGTTGTTGTTGGATACCAGCTTATCCATGCCGACAGAAACGCGCGCCGTCCAGTCAAGGTCTTCATCCATGATCTTTCTTGTCGTGGGATCATAGCTTGGATCCAGAAATTCAAATGTATCCCTTATCATTTTTATTTTATCTTTTATTTCTTTATCCGTCGCCGAATGTACATAATCCACAAACTCGCACATTTCTACCATTTTGACATGGATGCCGAACGTGCGTTCTATCGTTGTGGGATCAAAATTCATGTCAAGCATTCCTTCGTATGTGTGGCCAAGGTGTCCGAAGATTGATCCTTTCATACATCTGAGAGCTGTTGCAACGCGGCACCATTCAGAAATGTTTTTTGTAAAACGCGTGTCAAAACCAGGAATAAGATAATGCCCGTATTCAAGGCCGGCCGGCTCGATCCCGCTGCGTGTCAGGGCGTTGTAGGCTTCCGGAAGCGGGCATGCGCCGCCGCCTGCATGTGTCCAATATGTAGTCGCCTTGGAAACGTCAAGGGACATTTGATAGCCAACAATAACAACCGGACATCCTGCCGCTTTTATGCCCTGTACGTATCTGCCGGAAGCAACGTACGCGCAGTTAAACTGGAAGAGGAGATCGATGTCTTCCGCCTTAAACATGAGACCCGCTTTATAGCCATCTTCCGTAGTGTCTACAATAAAATCTCCTGCTGCATTTGTATAGGTAATAACCTCTACGCCTTGGGATTCAAGCAGTTTTTTAAAATCCGTAGCATTTTTTATGAACTGTTCTTTCATGCCCGGGAACTGGGGCCAATATTCTTTGTGCCCACATACCATAAGCCCAACTTTGCCTTTTTTCTTTACTTCTTTGATATCCATTTTTTCTCCTCCTTCATTTTTGGGGTATCAGAAATATTACACTTTATTGCTATTTCTAAAGTGTTACTTTTTTAACTGAATATACTAGTTTATTTGTGAAAAGCATCTTGAATGAAGCAATATTTTGTTTTATACTGTTATTATAGCAAGTATAAGCCTCTTATCAATTATTTAAGTTGTGTACTTATTGCAATATCTTGTGGTGATAAAATGCCTACACTAACAAAAACTTATACAAAGGATTGGTCTGAGGATTCTATCTGGATCATCAATACGCCCAGTGAGCTGGCACGAGAAGCGTTTTTCTATGTGCAGGAGATTGGAATGTTCCAATGTTTCTCTAATTATTATACAGAGCATGAGGACATTGCATCTTTTCTTGTGATGCTTACGTTAGCCGGTGAGAGCGACTATCGGTACCAGAATAAGACCTACCGCCTGAAACCGGGAGATTTATTTTTCGCGGACTGCATGGAGTACCATGCCCTGAGGCCCCACGGTTCGGCACGTTGGGATATGATGTGGATTCAGTTTAACGGTGTAGCCGCGCAAAGTTATTATCAGCAGTTTCTGAGGCAAAAAACGCCCGTGATTCGCGTTGGTACGATGGGGCCGGTCTACAATTACCTGACGGAGCTGATCGAGGTGAATCAGAAAAAAAGCATGTATTCGGAACTGGTCAGTTCCAAACTCATCACCGGGCTGCTGACCGAGATTCTGATTTTGTCCGGTGCGGCTTATTCCACAAAAACCAATATCCCCGAATATATCCAGGAAGCAATCAAGGATATTGACGCGCATTTTAAAGATAACCTGAGCCTGGATTATTTTGCCAGAACTCTCATGGTCAGCAAATACCATCTGCTGAAGGAATTTAAAAAATACACTGGTTTTACGCCCAACGACTATCTTCGCATGACGCGGATCAACCATGCAAAAAAGTTACTTAGGTTTACCGATATGAACATCTATGAAGTCGCGGAAAATGCCGGCTTCCAGAATACCGGTTATTTCATTAATACCTTCAAAAAAATCGTTGGAATGACCCCCCTTCAGTTCAGACGGCAGGATTCCTTTTAGCCCAGTTTCTGAAATTGTCAAAAAATTCAAAAAAATTGCGGATTGTTTGTGCCTGTATGGAGATTTACCCTGCCTTATTTTATAATAAAAGAAAACGGAGGAAAAACATGAAAAAATATGCGTGGATTTGGTATATAAAAGAGGAGTGCGTGGACGAGTATGTACGGATGCACCGCAATCCCTGGCCCGAGATCATGGAGGCCCACCGCAAAGCCGGGATCAGGAACTATTCCATCTTCCGAAACGGCTTGCAGTTCTTTTATGTGTTTGAATGCGACGATGTCCAAAGGGCAATGCAATATATGGATAACGATGAAGACTGCAAGCGTTGGAACGAGATTACATCCAGGATGGTAGAAGGCAGTTTCGATCTCGGATCGGAAGAGCCCGTTGAATATTTGGATGAAATTTTTTATCTGGAATAACGCTGCGCAGGTATCAAGCCAATATTCGAAAGGCCAGGCTTATTCAAAGCCTGGCCTTTTGTAACTCTCCGCCTGATACTCTCCGGATTTTCACACTTTTTCGTCTTGTTTTTTTAGAAATTTCAGTTTAACCAGCATCAGGTTGGCAAACTGCGATTTCCCTTCAAGGAACGTAATCTCCCCGAACATAAATAACCCCAGTGAATTTTTTCCGGTTATAAACGTGTAATCGTCCAGCATGGATTTTACGCCTGCGCAGCCAAATATAATGGAATCTTCCGATGCATAAAAATCCTTCATGATTTTACAAACATTCCGCTTGTCCGTATAGCGTACGAGAAGTTTCCTTTCCTCCGGCAGGTTCGCACCACAAATGAAATTTTCGCCGTCCGGTATCAGGTGGATATTTCTGTTTTGGACGTCACTGATGGCAATACGCTCATGAATCCCTTCCCCAACGCCTCGCTTTTTTGCTTCAGAATGGATGTAGTCGTAAAACCTCACCTGCGTTCCTTCCGACTCGGCCGTCTCGATATAGCGCGGATCTGTGCCGCAGGCTTTTACAGTGGCAATAACCTCCTGGTGCACATTACAGCACTCAACCGCCAAATCATACCGCTCATCCATAATCAGCAAAATAGCGGCTTCTCCATTTTCAGGCAGCATGCGTCCTTTGCGCCCGTCCTGCCCGATTGCAGGGCTTCCTCCCACAAACGGGATTCCCGGATAGATATCACTAAGCTGTTCAAGGAATATCTCTTCCCTTCCGCAATTTCCAAAAAACAGAATCCCTCCTTTTACAGTTTCGCATTCGTTGGCATATGCTTTAATATCCTGTATTGTCTGTTCCAGTCCTCCATGGAAAACAACCCCTTTTACCGCAAAAGGCAATTCCACCGCCTCAATCTCCTGTGGCGGCACCCAGCCCCACTCGCT
It encodes the following:
- a CDS encoding AraC family transcriptional regulator, coding for MPTLTKTYTKDWSEDSIWIINTPSELAREAFFYVQEIGMFQCFSNYYTEHEDIASFLVMLTLAGESDYRYQNKTYRLKPGDLFFADCMEYHALRPHGSARWDMMWIQFNGVAAQSYYQQFLRQKTPVIRVGTMGPVYNYLTELIEVNQKKSMYSELVSSKLITGLLTEILILSGAAYSTKTNIPEYIQEAIKDIDAHFKDNLSLDYFARTLMVSKYHLLKEFKKYTGFTPNDYLRMTRINHAKKLLRFTDMNIYEVAENAGFQNTGYFINTFKKIVGMTPLQFRRQDSF
- a CDS encoding L-fucose/L-arabinose isomerase family protein; this translates as MDIKEVKKKGKVGLMVCGHKEYWPQFPGMKEQFIKNATDFKKLLESQGVEVITYTNAAGDFIVDTTEDGYKAGLMFKAEDIDLLFQFNCAYVASGRYVQGIKAAGCPVVIVGYQMSLDVSKATTYWTHAGGGACPLPEAYNALTRSGIEPAGLEYGHYLIPGFDTRFTKNISEWCRVATALRCMKGSIFGHLGHTYEGMLDMNFDPTTIERTFGIHVKMVEMCEFVDYVHSATDKEIKDKIKMIRDTFEFLDPSYDPTTRKIMDEDLDWTARVSVGMDKLVSNNNLSGVAYYYEGLNNEYEKVACSMIIGNSLLVSAGIPFAGESDMKTCVAMYITSCLGCGGSFAEFCPTIFEEKIQMVGHDGPHDIRISDGKPQMRALTTFHGKKGEGLSVDFSLKEGPITMLGLSSDIDGNYSFSVAEGESQKGPKPANGNTMTRGYFGEGDIGAFVEDWSCSGINHHFSLSLGHNASVLKKLAKTLNIPFKQVR
- a CDS encoding L-rhamnose mutarotase; protein product: MKKYAWIWYIKEECVDEYVRMHRNPWPEIMEAHRKAGIRNYSIFRNGLQFFYVFECDDVQRAMQYMDNDEDCKRWNEITSRMVEGSFDLGSEEPVEYLDEIFYLE